Part of the Pseudarthrobacter sp. L1SW genome, TGCCCACCAGTCAACCTGCTGGTCGGCCTCGGCAGGGTCCACCGGGGTGTTGGTGTAGGTGCCGTTCGGCTTCTGGGCGACGTAGGTCCGAATATCGACCTCAGTCAACGCGACCTCCAGACCCAGGTCGGCGAATCGCTGCAGGTTGTTGCGCAGGTCAGGGTAGCCGTACTGCGTGTCCAGGTGCCCCTGGAAACCGACACCGTGAATCGGCACACCGTCCGCGAGCAGTTCCTGCACGAAGGCATACGCAGCGTTGCTCTTGGGGCCAGTGAACTCCAGGTTGTAATCGTTGTAGAAGAGCAGCGCATTCGGGTCGGCCTCGTGCGCCCAGCGGAATACGTCGGCGACGTACTGCTCGCCCGGCAGGCCGAGTTCCTCGTATGCCTGGTACCAAACGGTCTCGCGGAAGCTACCCTCGGCGTCGTCGTTGAAGATCTCGTTGACGACGTCCCACTGCTGGATGTCGCCCGCGAAGTGCCCGGCGACTGTCCGGACGTGGTTCTCCAAGATCACGCGCAGCTCTTCGGCGCTGTAATCCCCCGTTGTGAGCCAGGTGGGCAGCTGGTTGTGCCACACGAGCGTGTGCCCCCGTACCACCTGGCCGTTCGCCTCGGCGTTGGCGATCAGCGCCTCCGCCGCGGCCCAGTCGTAAACGCCGGGAGCCGGGTTCAGCGCCTCCCACTTCATCACATTTTCGGCGGTGACGCTGGAGTACTGGGTGTTGACGATGTTGCGGTACTTGCCGTTTTGTTCCAGCAGATCGGCATTCACGGCAACACCGATCTTGATGCCGGCTTCGTCCGCGAGGGCGCGCAGGCTGTTCTCACTGATGACGGACGAGTGCTCTGACGCCTTTGGGTCTGACGGCGGAGCCGGAGCAGCGAAGGCCGTGCTCGGGACGATCACCACAGAGGCCAGCGCCAGGACGCTCGCGAGTAGGGGACGAGTTGTGCGCATAAATACTCCTTTGTACGAGGGGCGTGGCGGGCGGATTAGCTTTCTCCTCCCACCGACCCATAGTTAGCCAGAATAAGTTGCGCCTGTCAACAAATAGTTCCTGAATGTCACGCCCTTCCTCGATTCCTCCGACCGACGGCGGACCGACGCCGCGCGGTGTGGCACCGTTCGACTGGGGAGTTGCTCACGATCGGACGTCCACCCGCTGCGGGGCGCTGGGTCACTACTTGCCAGCCCGTGCTTATCCGTACCAGCGCAAAGGCTGTAATAATGGGAACCGCGAAAATCCGCAGGATTCTGGGCGGCACTGGCAGGTGTTGTCAGCGCGGCCCGGGCGGGCGGTGCTGTCGCCTTTGCCGGGCAGAACGATGAGCTGGATGCCATCGCAGCGGTATTCATCGGCGGTGCGGCGGTCCAGGTCGGAAGAGGAACCGTCACCGGTTTCAACAAGCGCCGTTCCGGGGAGATGAGCGACTACAACGGATTTCGAGAGGCATAGTGTTGACGGCTTCACAGCTGAGGAAGCTGGACGGTACGCGAAGAACCAAGGCGGCGCCGCTCCATAGCACGGACACGATCCGGCGCACCAACTTGTCGTTGATTTTGGGCCTGCTCCACAGGGGAGGACCGCTGTCGCGTGCCGACCTGACGAAGCGGACGGGGTTGAACCGCTCAACTATAGGCGCCCTTGCGGCCGAGCTCGGGGACCTCGGACTTGCCTACGAAACAGAACCGCCTGCCATAGGGCGTGTCGGACGGCCAAGCCCCCTCGTTCATCCCAACGAAAAGGTCGCGGCCTTAGCCATTAATCCAGATGTAGATGCCGTGACCGTCGGGCTTGTGGGCCTCGGCGGTCACGTTCATCGCAGGATTCGGTATGAGGCAGCCACACAGCCTTCCGTAACGGAAACAGTGAACATTAGCCGGGCGATTGTAGAAGGAATGCAGGCCGACCTGGACGCCATGGATCGGATTACAGGCGTTGGGCTTGCTGTTCCCGGACTCGTCAGATCGTCCGACGGCCAGATACTACTGGCACCGCACCTCCAGTGGGCCGATGAGCCCTTGGCGGCCTTTCTTGAGCAAGCCCTGGCCCGTCCGGTGCGTGCCGGGAACGATGCCACTCTGGGTTCGCTCGCCGAAAGTATTTACGGGGCGGCCGTAGGGATCTCGGACGTTGTGTATCTGAACGGAAGCGCCAGCGGCATCGGCGGTGGCGTCATGTCCGGAGCCAGGACTTTGCGGGGTTCTGCAGGTTTTGCCGGCGAGCTTGGACACACTCTGGTGCGAACCAACGGGGAAAAGTGCCATTGCGGAAGGTCCGGGTGTTTGGATGCCGAAGTCCGCCTCGAACGGCTGCTCGCCCCGCTCGGCCTTGCCCGGGCGGATCAGGACGAGCTGGAGCGGGCCATTGCCGAGCCTCCGTCCCGGGAGCTGCAAAAGGAAGTTGAACGGCAGATCGACCTCCTTGCGGTGGCACTGACGAATTTTGTCAACATTTTCAACCCCGAAATGATCGTGCTCGGCGGGTTTCTGGGCGCGATCTTCTCCCTGGACCCGGAGCGCCTTACCTCGGCCGTGGCCCGGGAGACGATCGGGGGACTCGGAGCGGACGTCAAGATTAAAAGGGCGGTTCTCGGGTCCGAATTGCTATTGGTTGGCGCCGCCGAGCTGGCATTTGCCCAGCTTCTCGCTGACCCTGCCGGGACGGCCTAGACCTTCCCTCGAGATACCCGGGGCATCAGGTCAACCGTTGCCGGTCCTTTTTGTCGAAGGCCGGAGGCCTGCGCCCTAGACCGGAACCCGGAATGTGAAGGTGGTCCCCTCGCCGAGGGTGCTGTCCACCCCGATGGTTCCGCCGTGGGCTTCGACGATCGCCTTGCTGATCGGCAGGCCCAGGCCGACGCCGGGGATGCCCGTCCGGCGGACACTGCTGGAGCGGAAGAACTTGGCGAAAACCTCGGACGCGTCCTCGGGGCTCATGCCCATGCCGGTGTCGGTGATCCGGCAGGCCAGGTGCCCGTTCTCCTGCGCCAGGGAGACCAGCACGCTGCCGCCGTCCGGGGAGTACTTGATGGCGTTGGACACC contains:
- a CDS encoding endo-1,4-beta-xylanase encodes the protein MRTTRPLLASVLALASVVIVPSTAFAAPAPPSDPKASEHSSVISENSLRALADEAGIKIGVAVNADLLEQNGKYRNIVNTQYSSVTAENVMKWEALNPAPGVYDWAAAEALIANAEANGQVVRGHTLVWHNQLPTWLTTGDYSAEELRVILENHVRTVAGHFAGDIQQWDVVNEIFNDDAEGSFRETVWYQAYEELGLPGEQYVADVFRWAHEADPNALLFYNDYNLEFTGPKSNAAYAFVQELLADGVPIHGVGFQGHLDTQYGYPDLRNNLQRFADLGLEVALTEVDIRTYVAQKPNGTYTNTPVDPAEADQQVDWWAQTLEDCLAVEACNSYTVWGVSDANSWIPGWFTGQGAGLLYDMHNNPKPQYEALREVLRDAA
- a CDS encoding ROK family protein, with translation MGLGGHVHRRIRYEAATQPSVTETVNISRAIVEGMQADLDAMDRITGVGLAVPGLVRSSDGQILLAPHLQWADEPLAAFLEQALARPVRAGNDATLGSLAESIYGAAVGISDVVYLNGSASGIGGGVMSGARTLRGSAGFAGELGHTLVRTNGEKCHCGRSGCLDAEVRLERLLAPLGLARADQDELERAIAEPPSRELQKEVERQIDLLAVALTNFVNIFNPEMIVLGGFLGAIFSLDPERLTSAVARETIGGLGADVKIKRAVLGSELLLVGAAELAFAQLLADPAGTA